In a genomic window of Thermodesulfobium sp. 4217-1:
- a CDS encoding EscU/YscU/HrcU family type III secretion system export apparatus switch protein: MALKYDKSKGPPRVVAKGQDELAERIINMARLHNIPEIKDPNLLKDLYKVNIGDDIPVGLYESVAKIIAKIYLLKGKKSIDQ, translated from the coding sequence GTGGCTTTAAAATATGATAAATCTAAAGGGCCCCCAAGAGTTGTAGCTAAGGGCCAAGACGAGCTTGCTGAGAGAATTATAAATATGGCAAGATTGCACAACATTCCTGAGATAAAAGATCCCAATCTCTTAAAAGACCTGTATAAAGTTAATATTGGTGACGATATACCAGTAGGACTATATGAATCGGTTGCAAAAATTATTGCAAAAATCTACCTATTAAAGGGCAAAAAGAGTATTGACCAGTGA
- the flhB gene encoding flagellar biosynthesis protein FlhB, with the protein MPFDEGDKTEPATDKRRREARKMGQVAKSQELSSILVFFGSYMILQFFLFTFFNSWFNLWKSFLAFDTLDLNVQYHNFLIAFLVLMVPPVIGALFMSLLSNILQVGFVITPQVLIPKFSNLDILKYFKRLFSVRGFVDQVLKPAIKILILAYILISSLLVVLPEILNLSFIDIHKSFQIVIEIVSSILVKTMIVLFFFALIDYLFQRWQYEKGIRMSKQEIKEEYKSTEGDPLVKSRIKRLQSEMARRRMMQEVPKADVIITNPTHVAVAIFYDPEKYRAPKVVAKGMGIVAEKIMQIAKENDVPLIRNEILARSIFKEVEINFEIPEKFYKAVASILATVYKGKKKVI; encoded by the coding sequence ATGCCCTTCGATGAGGGAGATAAGACAGAGCCGGCTACAGACAAAAGAAGGCGAGAGGCCAGAAAAATGGGTCAGGTAGCGAAATCTCAAGAGCTCTCTAGCATTCTTGTATTTTTTGGAAGTTACATGATTTTACAGTTCTTTTTATTTACATTTTTTAATAGCTGGTTTAATCTATGGAAGAGTTTTTTAGCTTTTGATACCCTTGACTTAAACGTTCAATATCATAATTTTTTGATTGCTTTTTTAGTTCTTATGGTCCCCCCCGTGATTGGGGCTCTTTTTATGTCATTGTTATCAAATATTTTGCAGGTTGGTTTCGTAATAACGCCACAAGTTCTTATTCCAAAATTTTCTAATCTTGACATTTTAAAGTACTTCAAAAGGCTTTTTTCTGTTAGGGGATTTGTAGATCAAGTCTTGAAGCCAGCTATTAAGATATTGATCCTTGCATATATTTTAATATCTTCTCTATTGGTTGTTCTTCCTGAAATCTTAAACCTCTCCTTCATAGATATTCACAAAAGTTTTCAAATCGTTATAGAAATTGTTTCATCAATTCTTGTGAAGACTATGATAGTGTTGTTTTTCTTTGCATTGATTGACTATCTTTTTCAAAGATGGCAATATGAAAAGGGCATTAGGATGAGCAAACAAGAGATCAAAGAGGAATATAAGAGCACAGAAGGGGATCCTCTCGTAAAATCCAGGATAAAAAGGTTGCAAAGTGAAATGGCGAGAAGGAGGATGATGCAAGAGGTTCCAAAGGCCGATGTAATCATTACAAACCCTACTCACGTTGCAGTTGCTATATTTTATGATCCAGAGAAATATAGAGCACCAAAGGTCGTGGCTAAAGGAATGGGCATCGTAGCTGAAAAAATTATGCAAATAGCTAAAGAAAACGATGTTCCACTAATAAGAAATGAAATTTTGGCGAGGTCGATTTTTAAAGAGGTAGAAATCAACTTCGAAATTCCCGAAAAGTTTTATAAAGCTGTTGCAAGTATTTTGGCAACGGTATATAAGGGAAAAAAGAAGGTGATCTAA
- a CDS encoding chemotaxis protein CheW — protein sequence MEKDILTSDVYEIQLVVFKLAKEFYGIEISSVQEIIKIQDITRVPKAPGFVEGVINLRGKIVPIVDLRRRFELGQTERTKDTRVIVVETSGNIVGFIVDLVTEILRFSSDSLEPPPPIFSGIDAEYIKGVAKVDERLIVLLDINLMFKGEEEDGLKMLEAGK from the coding sequence TTGGAAAAAGATATTTTAACATCTGATGTTTATGAGATCCAGCTTGTGGTTTTCAAGCTTGCAAAGGAATTTTATGGAATCGAGATTTCATCTGTTCAGGAGATAATTAAGATTCAAGACATCACGCGGGTGCCAAAGGCACCAGGTTTTGTCGAAGGGGTTATAAATCTGAGAGGCAAGATAGTTCCAATTGTCGATCTTAGAAGGCGATTTGAGCTTGGACAAACTGAGCGAACAAAGGATACCAGAGTAATAGTTGTAGAGACTTCAGGCAATATTGTAGGCTTCATTGTAGATCTTGTTACTGAGATACTTAGATTTTCTTCAGATTCTCTTGAGCCGCCTCCGCCAATTTTTTCTGGAATTGATGCAGAGTACATAAAGGGTGTTGCAAAAGTTGACGAAAGGTTGATAGTTTTACTAGACATCAACTTAATGTTCAAAGGGGAAGAAGAAGATGGATTGAAGATGCTTGAGGCAGGCAAATAG